In Hymenobacter sublimis, a single genomic region encodes these proteins:
- a CDS encoding DUF4175 domain-containing protein has translation MVVEKDLATTRALDDVLARLDAFKRKFYLSLLVRGAFVAGGLLLSLFLVFNLLEYFLYLPTWVRAGLLFGFVAGMLYAFGRWIWQPLAALTNLRRMLSDEQAARRVGELFPDVQDKLLNALQLRGQAQENALLAASLEQRAGQLRGVEFTQGINIQAQSKPLWKYVAIPAAVVVLVLLIYPSLFVQGTERILNYDRKYSPPAPFRFVVENKNLTAFKGEDYTLNVTVEGEALPNEISIVYDGRERHLVREAGNRFRYEFRQLRQNVEFQLAAAGFTSSDYDLTVKARPNLRDFAVRVSYPTYLGKPAETIRNTGNLTVPEGSDLRWEFATEATDQLQLKFRNPDEVVTAQPDDEQFRLSRRALRSQQYSVHLRNANSPNRDPIEYQLTVIPDQAPDVTLEAFQDTTSLRYLALGGNVRDDYGLSRLQLHYRVLSKARPNAAYQTRALPLSSGPSQSYAYQWDVRPLSLRPGDRLEYFVQVWDNDGVHGPKSARSRTAEFRLPSRTELRQQLASQSQAVQSQLSQAAQQSKKMERELAKADDKLKVKRDLNFQDRKQLRDMLDQKQQMDQALDELKRQFEQLQEQQNQLDPQKNEELAQKAEELKKLMETLLDPETKKLYEELQKLLEQQQDQNQPDMQKLLQQLENKENTLQKELERALEMFKQLQFEQKQDQALEKLQQLAQEQQKLADETQKNDKNSPQAPQDKNQQQQKQQDLKQQQSEQQQKFEELKQDLKDMKELDKQLDGENGADEMKQEQQEVDEQQQDSQEQLGKNQNQKASQSQKQAAQKMQQMAQKMQQQMNEEEQDQQQENIDDLRDILENLLKLSFDEENLMKQFRTVDQSDPRFVQLGQTQRKLKDDARVVQDSLYALAKRVFQIKSFVTREVGEMNGRMDESLDQIRQRNIGRATSSQQLAMTSMNNLALMLNDALQQMQEQQRQSQSQQQQQGGGKSGRKKKKGSSAGEGQLGRMQQQLNQQIQQLQQSGKQGRALSEELAKLAGQQQMLRQAMQELERMQQKGGGKPRNNKDGKGQDGAGGLGDVKKLMEQTETDLVNKRLTEQTIMRQRQILTRLLEAEKSARERDQDEKREAQTAQNRPPVFPPAFQQYKRQQNRQTELLRTVPPALTPYYQREVSEYFQKMK, from the coding sequence ATGGTAGTGGAGAAAGACCTTGCAACGACTCGGGCTCTGGACGATGTGCTGGCCCGCCTCGATGCTTTCAAGCGTAAGTTTTACCTGAGCCTGCTGGTTCGCGGGGCCTTCGTGGCTGGCGGCCTGCTGCTCAGCCTATTTCTGGTGTTCAACCTGCTCGAATACTTCCTGTACCTGCCCACCTGGGTGCGGGCGGGGCTGTTGTTCGGGTTCGTGGCGGGCATGCTCTACGCCTTTGGGCGCTGGATCTGGCAGCCCCTGGCGGCCCTTACCAACCTGCGCCGCATGCTGAGCGATGAGCAGGCCGCGCGCCGGGTAGGGGAGCTGTTTCCGGATGTGCAGGACAAGCTGCTGAACGCCCTGCAGCTGCGCGGGCAGGCCCAGGAAAACGCCCTGCTGGCCGCCAGCCTGGAGCAGCGCGCCGGACAGCTGCGCGGCGTCGAGTTTACTCAAGGCATTAACATTCAGGCCCAAAGCAAGCCCCTGTGGAAGTACGTGGCCATTCCGGCCGCCGTAGTGGTGCTGGTGCTGCTAATTTACCCTAGCCTGTTTGTGCAAGGCACCGAGCGAATTCTTAATTACGACCGAAAGTACAGTCCGCCCGCGCCCTTCCGGTTCGTGGTGGAAAACAAAAACCTCACGGCCTTCAAGGGCGAAGATTACACGCTGAACGTGACGGTAGAAGGCGAAGCCCTACCCAACGAAATCAGCATTGTCTACGACGGGCGGGAGCGGCACTTGGTCCGCGAGGCTGGCAACCGGTTTCGCTACGAGTTTCGGCAGCTGCGCCAAAACGTCGAGTTTCAGTTGGCGGCCGCGGGCTTCACCTCTTCGGACTACGACCTCACGGTGAAGGCCCGGCCCAACCTGCGCGACTTTGCCGTGCGCGTTTCCTACCCCACCTACCTCGGCAAACCCGCCGAAACCATTCGCAACACCGGCAACCTGACCGTGCCCGAAGGCTCGGACCTGCGCTGGGAGTTTGCCACCGAAGCCACCGACCAACTGCAACTCAAGTTCCGCAACCCCGATGAGGTAGTAACTGCCCAACCCGACGACGAGCAGTTTCGCCTGTCCCGCCGGGCCTTACGCAGCCAGCAGTACTCGGTGCATTTGCGCAACGCCAACAGCCCCAACCGGGACCCCATCGAATATCAGCTCACCGTTATTCCGGACCAGGCGCCTGACGTAACGCTGGAAGCTTTTCAGGATACTACCTCCCTGCGCTACCTGGCCCTGGGCGGTAATGTTCGGGATGACTACGGCCTCTCGCGCCTGCAGCTACACTACCGCGTGCTGAGCAAAGCTCGGCCCAACGCCGCCTACCAAACCCGCGCCCTACCCCTGAGCAGCGGCCCTAGCCAGAGCTACGCCTACCAGTGGGACGTGCGCCCCCTGAGCCTGCGCCCCGGCGACCGGCTGGAGTACTTCGTGCAGGTGTGGGACAACGACGGGGTGCACGGGCCGAAGTCAGCCCGGAGCCGCACCGCCGAGTTCCGCCTGCCCTCGCGCACCGAGCTGCGCCAGCAGCTGGCCTCCCAGAGCCAAGCCGTGCAAAGTCAGCTCAGCCAGGCCGCCCAGCAAAGCAAGAAGATGGAGCGGGAGCTGGCCAAGGCCGATGACAAGCTGAAAGTTAAGCGCGACCTGAACTTCCAGGACCGCAAGCAATTGCGCGACATGCTGGACCAGAAACAGCAGATGGACCAGGCCCTGGATGAGCTGAAGCGCCAGTTTGAGCAGCTCCAGGAGCAGCAAAACCAGCTCGATCCGCAGAAAAACGAGGAGCTGGCTCAGAAAGCCGAGGAGCTGAAAAAGCTCATGGAAACTCTGCTCGACCCGGAAACCAAGAAGCTGTACGAAGAGCTGCAGAAGCTGCTGGAACAACAGCAGGACCAAAACCAGCCCGACATGCAGAAGCTCCTCCAACAGCTTGAAAACAAGGAAAACACCTTGCAGAAAGAGCTGGAGCGGGCCCTGGAAATGTTCAAGCAGCTGCAGTTTGAGCAGAAGCAGGATCAGGCCCTGGAAAAGCTTCAGCAACTAGCCCAGGAGCAGCAAAAGCTGGCCGACGAAACCCAGAAGAACGATAAAAACTCGCCCCAAGCGCCCCAGGACAAAAACCAGCAGCAGCAAAAGCAGCAGGACCTAAAGCAGCAGCAGAGCGAGCAGCAGCAGAAATTTGAGGAGCTGAAGCAGGACCTCAAGGACATGAAGGAGCTGGACAAGCAGCTCGACGGTGAAAACGGCGCCGACGAGATGAAGCAGGAGCAGCAGGAGGTAGACGAGCAGCAGCAGGACAGCCAGGAGCAGCTCGGCAAAAACCAGAACCAGAAAGCCAGCCAGAGCCAGAAGCAAGCCGCCCAAAAAATGCAGCAGATGGCTCAGAAGATGCAGCAGCAAATGAACGAGGAGGAGCAGGACCAGCAGCAGGAAAACATCGACGACCTGCGCGACATCCTGGAAAACCTGCTCAAGCTGAGCTTCGACGAGGAAAACCTAATGAAGCAATTCCGCACCGTGGACCAGTCAGACCCGCGCTTCGTGCAGCTCGGCCAGACTCAGCGCAAGCTCAAGGACGACGCCCGCGTGGTGCAGGATTCACTGTATGCCCTGGCCAAGCGCGTGTTCCAGATCAAGTCCTTCGTGACCCGGGAGGTAGGCGAAATGAATGGCCGCATGGACGAAAGCCTCGACCAGATCCGGCAGCGCAATATTGGGCGGGCTACCAGTTCTCAGCAGCTAGCCATGACCAGCATGAACAATCTGGCCCTCATGCTGAACGATGCCTTGCAGCAAATGCAGGAGCAGCAGCGCCAAAGCCAGAGCCAGCAGCAGCAGCAGGGCGGGGGCAAGTCGGGCCGCAAAAAGAAGAAGGGCAGCTCCGCCGGCGAAGGCCAACTGGGCCGCATGCAGCAGCAGCTCAACCAGCAGATTCAGCAGCTCCAGCAAAGCGGCAAGCAAGGAAGGGCCCTGTCGGAGGAGTTGGCCAAGCTAGCCGGACAGCAGCAAATGCTCCGGCAGGCCATGCAAGAATTGGAGCGCATGCAGCAGAAGGGCGGGGGCAAACCCAGAAATAACAAAGATGGCAAAGGCCAGGACGGTGCCGGAGGCCTCGGAGATGTGAAAAAATTGATGGAACAAACCGAAACCGACCTCGTAAACAAGCGGCTGACGGAGCAGACCATTATGCGCCAGCGTCAAATCCTGACGCGCTTGCTGGAAGCCGAGAAGTCGGCCCGGGAGCGGGACCAGGACGAGAAGCGCGAAGCGCAGACGGCCCAGAACCGTCCGCCCGTGTTTCCGCCGGCGTTTCAGCAGTATAAGCGCCAGCAAAACCGGCAGACGGAGCTCCTTCGCACCGTGCCGCCGGCCCTCACGCCCTACTATCAGCGCGAGGTGAGTGAATATTTTCAGAAAATGAAGTAG
- a CDS encoding ATP-binding protein, producing the protein MKQVKIQIPSLVENIRVVESFIDNSKDTFHIEDDIYGNIMVAVTEAVNNAIRHGNKFDKDKNVFLSLFVDQDRVKFEIEDEGTGFDYTNLIDPTAPENLENPGGRGIFLIRHLADDVEFTKDGRNVQLTFMLPTPSAPESGATINGAETAIH; encoded by the coding sequence ATGAAGCAGGTTAAAATTCAGATTCCTTCCCTGGTCGAGAACATCCGCGTAGTGGAGAGCTTTATCGACAACTCGAAGGATACGTTTCACATCGAGGACGACATCTACGGCAACATCATGGTGGCCGTCACGGAGGCAGTTAACAACGCTATCCGCCACGGCAACAAGTTTGACAAAGACAAGAATGTCTTTCTGTCGCTGTTCGTAGATCAGGACCGGGTAAAGTTTGAAATCGAGGACGAAGGCACCGGTTTCGACTACACCAACCTCATTGACCCTACGGCCCCCGAAAACCTGGAAAACCCCGGTGGCCGCGGCATCTTCCTGATTCGGCACCTGGCCGATGACGTGGAATTCACCAAGGATGGCCGCAACGTGCAGCTGACGTTCATGCTGCCTACGCCCTCGGCTCCTGAGTCTGGCGCTACCATTAACGGTGCCGAAACAGCCATTCACTAG
- the ybeY gene encoding rRNA maturation RNase YbeY, which yields MSDLPPEHDDQEEDDFGRDEGPGIEFLVEDVDFELADAQDLTSWIERVAEVHEHEIVQLTYIFCSDEYLHKVNLEYLEHDTYTDVITFDNADDADIIEGDIFISVERVRENAVQLGVPFRDELHRVMIHGVLHLLGYADKDLLSQTAMRKKEDDCLLLRTF from the coding sequence ATGAGCGACCTGCCCCCCGAGCACGATGATCAGGAAGAAGATGACTTTGGCCGCGACGAAGGCCCAGGCATTGAGTTTCTGGTGGAGGATGTTGACTTTGAGTTGGCCGATGCCCAAGACCTGACTTCCTGGATTGAGCGGGTGGCGGAAGTGCATGAGCACGAAATTGTGCAGCTTACCTACATCTTCTGCTCTGATGAGTACCTGCACAAGGTCAATCTGGAGTACTTGGAGCACGATACCTACACTGACGTCATCACCTTTGATAATGCTGACGACGCCGACATCATTGAAGGCGACATCTTCATTTCGGTAGAACGGGTGCGAGAAAATGCCGTGCAACTGGGCGTTCCTTTCCGCGACGAGCTGCACCGCGTCATGATTCACGGCGTACTGCACCTGCTGGGCTACGCCGACAAGGACCTGCTCAGCCAGACTGCCATGCGCAAGAAAGAGGACGACTGTCTGCTCTTGCGTACTTTTTAA
- a CDS encoding GNAT family N-acetyltransferase, with protein sequence MAATPPQHPIIRGDALDFYLSQGYYRMHQDLFTCRFLPLDDDLYTVHWLRLRLAAVHYGPAQRRLLRLNEPFTVTIRPFQLTAEYEALYALYRSTITFDAPETVEAFLLAGATHNVFSTHVLEVRDKEQLIAVGIFDSGARSLAGIMNFYHPAYRRYSLGKYLMLLKTNYARLHQKTYYYPGYLVHGYPKFDYKLFPCLAATEVFDALNGGWLPFNWNTVAAHSAELLTGWPPEDLAEDNFS encoded by the coding sequence ATGGCCGCTACCCCTCCGCAACATCCTATTATTCGAGGCGATGCGCTGGATTTTTACCTGAGTCAGGGCTACTACCGGATGCATCAGGACTTATTTACCTGCCGCTTCCTACCCCTCGACGACGACTTGTATACCGTGCACTGGCTGCGGCTGCGGCTGGCTGCGGTGCACTACGGTCCGGCCCAACGGCGGCTTCTGCGCCTCAACGAGCCGTTCACCGTAACCATCCGCCCGTTCCAGCTCACTGCCGAGTATGAGGCTCTGTACGCCCTCTACCGCAGCACCATTACGTTTGATGCCCCCGAAACGGTAGAGGCCTTTTTGCTGGCCGGAGCCACGCACAACGTGTTCAGCACCCACGTACTGGAGGTGCGGGATAAGGAGCAGCTAATTGCCGTTGGCATTTTCGATAGTGGGGCCCGCAGCTTGGCGGGCATCATGAACTTCTACCATCCGGCCTACCGCCGCTACAGCCTGGGAAAGTACCTCATGCTGCTAAAAACTAACTACGCCCGCCTGCATCAGAAGACGTACTACTACCCCGGCTACCTGGTGCACGGCTACCCCAAATTTGATTACAAGCTTTTCCCCTGCTTGGCGGCTACGGAGGTGTTTGATGCCCTGAACGGAGGCTGGCTACCCTTTAACTGGAACACCGTTGCGGCCCACTCCGCGGAGCTACTGACGGGCTGGCCCCCGGAAGACCTGGCCGAGGATAACTTCAGCTAA
- the mnmG gene encoding tRNA uridine-5-carboxymethylaminomethyl(34) synthesis enzyme MnmG has translation MFQQEEYDVIVVGAGHAGCEAAAAAANMGSKVLLVTMNMNTIAQMSCNPAMGGVAKGQIVREVDALGGQSGIITDKTMIQFRMLNRSKGPAMWSPRAQSDRMRFAEEWRNTLEQTLNVDFWQEAVMGLLVENDTVVGVKTQLGIEFRGKAVVLTNGTFLNGLIHIGEKQFGGGRAAESRSTGITEQLIELGFEAGRMKTGTPPRVDGRSLDYSKMEEQAGDEVPSKFSYLNTPALTKQRPCYITYTNPEVHEILKEGFEKSPMFQGRIKGLGPRYCPSVEDKINRFADKDRHQIFVEPEGWSTVEVYVNGFSSSLPEDVQYRALRKIAGFENAKMFRPGYAIEYDFFPPTQLHLTLETKRIQNLYFAGQINGTTGYEEAACQGLMAGINAHNKVHGKEPFILKRSEAYIGVLIDDLVNKGTDEPYRMFTSRAEHRLLLRQDNADLRLTPLGHALGLASDERMELVREKERQTQEVAKLLKNYSIEPQEINDWLTELGSAIIHEKTRAVNLLRRPNVDLPALTRVLPGLTLALAPYGPEALEQAEILVKYESYLVKEHQQAARVQELENFQIRGRLDYKAMPALSHEAREKLLKIQPETLGQASRISGVSPADVSVLIVYLGR, from the coding sequence ATGTTTCAGCAAGAAGAGTACGACGTTATTGTAGTAGGTGCCGGCCACGCGGGCTGTGAGGCCGCCGCGGCCGCGGCCAACATGGGCTCCAAGGTCCTACTCGTGACGATGAACATGAACACCATTGCCCAGATGTCGTGCAACCCGGCCATGGGCGGGGTAGCCAAGGGCCAGATTGTGCGCGAGGTAGATGCCCTGGGCGGGCAATCGGGCATCATCACCGACAAAACCATGATTCAGTTCCGGATGCTGAACCGCTCCAAAGGCCCCGCCATGTGGAGCCCACGGGCCCAGTCGGACCGGATGCGCTTTGCTGAGGAGTGGCGCAATACGCTGGAGCAAACCCTGAACGTGGACTTCTGGCAGGAAGCCGTAATGGGCTTGCTAGTTGAAAACGACACGGTAGTAGGGGTAAAAACCCAGCTTGGCATTGAGTTTCGCGGTAAAGCGGTAGTACTCACTAACGGCACTTTCCTCAATGGCCTTATCCACATTGGCGAGAAGCAGTTCGGTGGGGGCCGCGCCGCCGAAAGCCGCAGCACGGGCATTACGGAGCAGCTAATAGAGCTGGGGTTCGAGGCGGGCCGCATGAAAACCGGCACCCCGCCCCGCGTAGATGGCCGCAGCCTGGACTACTCCAAAATGGAGGAGCAGGCCGGCGACGAGGTGCCCAGCAAATTCTCCTACCTCAACACGCCTGCCTTAACCAAACAGCGCCCTTGCTACATCACCTACACTAACCCCGAGGTGCACGAAATCCTGAAGGAAGGCTTCGAGAAGTCGCCGATGTTTCAGGGCCGCATCAAGGGACTGGGGCCGCGCTACTGTCCGAGCGTGGAGGATAAAATCAACCGCTTCGCCGACAAGGACCGCCACCAGATTTTTGTGGAGCCCGAAGGCTGGAGCACGGTAGAAGTGTACGTGAATGGTTTTTCGAGCAGCCTACCCGAGGATGTGCAGTACCGCGCCCTGCGCAAAATTGCCGGCTTCGAAAACGCCAAGATGTTCCGCCCCGGCTACGCCATTGAGTACGACTTCTTCCCGCCCACCCAACTGCACCTGACGCTGGAAACCAAGCGCATCCAGAACCTCTACTTCGCGGGCCAGATCAACGGCACCACGGGCTACGAGGAAGCAGCTTGCCAGGGCCTGATGGCGGGCATTAATGCCCACAACAAGGTGCACGGCAAGGAGCCCTTCATTTTGAAGCGGAGCGAAGCCTACATCGGCGTACTTATTGACGACCTCGTCAACAAAGGCACCGACGAGCCTTACCGCATGTTCACGAGCCGCGCCGAGCACCGCTTGCTCCTGCGTCAGGACAACGCCGACTTGCGCCTCACGCCCCTGGGCCATGCCCTAGGTTTGGCCTCCGACGAGCGCATGGAGCTGGTGCGCGAGAAAGAACGCCAGACCCAGGAGGTAGCCAAGCTGCTGAAAAATTACTCTATCGAGCCCCAGGAAATCAACGACTGGCTGACGGAGTTGGGCTCGGCCATCATCCACGAGAAAACGCGCGCCGTGAATTTGCTGCGTCGCCCCAACGTAGACCTGCCGGCCCTCACGCGGGTGTTGCCCGGCCTCACGCTGGCCCTGGCGCCCTACGGTCCGGAGGCCCTGGAACAGGCCGAAATTCTGGTAAAGTATGAGTCCTATTTGGTGAAGGAACACCAGCAGGCCGCCCGAGTGCAGGAGCTGGAAAACTTCCAGATCCGGGGCCGCCTCGACTATAAGGCCATGCCGGCCCTCTCGCACGAAGCCCGCGAAAAGCTGCTCAAGATTCAGCCCGAAACCCTAGGCCAAGCCTCCCGCATCAGCGGCGTCTCGCCGGCCGACGTGTCGGTACTGATAGTATACCTAGGCCGGTAA
- a CDS encoding class I SAM-dependent methyltransferase, with product MIYERLEKCPVCGKTEFRNKLVVEDKSVSKESFAIQQCAACSFQFTNPRPDADHIGRYYESEEYVSHNSGAGGMINQAYKVARFFTMRRKVGLVNKLAPRKGRLFDYGCGTGHFLAAAKSNGWQVAGWEPNPRARQDASQRVGQPLDLDNLSQLPAESFEAITLWHVLEHVHELNDTLQQLIRLLKPDGVFIIAVPNVDSLDAQHYRQDWAAYDVPRHLYHFSPKTMTQLLKKHKMQVKEVLPMPLDAYYVSMLSEKHRAERGGGMLTVLKAGYQSNRYAASHEGQYSSLIYVSQKR from the coding sequence GTGATTTACGAGCGACTTGAGAAGTGCCCGGTGTGCGGGAAAACGGAGTTTCGCAATAAACTGGTTGTAGAAGACAAGTCAGTCAGCAAGGAGAGTTTTGCCATTCAGCAGTGCGCGGCCTGCTCGTTTCAGTTTACCAACCCCCGGCCCGATGCCGACCACATTGGCCGCTACTACGAGTCGGAGGAGTACGTGTCGCATAACAGCGGGGCAGGGGGCATGATCAACCAGGCCTACAAGGTGGCCCGCTTCTTCACCATGCGCCGCAAGGTAGGGCTCGTGAACAAGCTGGCGCCCCGCAAAGGCCGCCTTTTTGATTACGGGTGCGGCACGGGGCATTTTTTGGCCGCGGCTAAGAGCAACGGCTGGCAGGTGGCGGGTTGGGAGCCCAACCCCCGGGCCCGGCAGGACGCCTCCCAACGGGTAGGCCAGCCCCTGGACCTGGACAACCTTAGCCAGCTACCCGCCGAATCGTTTGAGGCCATTACGCTCTGGCACGTGCTGGAACACGTTCACGAGCTGAACGATACCTTGCAGCAGCTCATCCGGCTATTGAAGCCCGACGGCGTGTTCATCATTGCCGTGCCCAACGTCGACAGCCTCGATGCCCAGCACTACCGCCAGGATTGGGCCGCCTATGATGTGCCGCGCCACCTGTATCACTTCAGCCCCAAAACCATGACCCAGCTGCTCAAAAAGCACAAGATGCAGGTCAAGGAAGTGCTACCCATGCCCCTGGATGCCTACTACGTGAGCATGCTCAGCGAAAAGCACCGGGCCGAGCGGGGCGGCGGCATGCTGACCGTGCTCAAGGCGGGCTACCAGTCGAACCGCTACGCCGCCAGCCACGAAGGCCAGTACTCCAGCCTGATTTACGTTTCCCAGAAACGCTAG
- a CDS encoding Ig-like domain-containing protein gives MALPARASIFLLLTAAAGLGGCAAISSPEGGTRDTIPPKLVSTTPANGARNVTGQSVRLEFSEQVQLKDLQKNLIVAPVLGDKDTYKIREDRSAITLTFDRPFAPNTTYSFNFGNSISDITESNPAQKVVLSFSTGARLDSGSVRGVVRDLLTGQPTENTAVVLYPEADTANIRRGRPYYLARTDKQGGFELQNLKEGRYRAFALADKNQSNRYEEGEKIGYLPELLTVRPGLDSLQFLLTRPDARRPLVTTQKTNPTDFRISFNEGVERITLAPLGTAPVSPALSEAVQLTEKGRTALLYRTPALTEGRYLLASTDSAGNVGRDTINVRFQGNSPARRGAAYTVEGSPREVYRQGQVKFVFTEPVRLAPNKPVGTLVEDSVKRRPLRLPQDGTLSPDRTTLALNLNTNARKTVTFLLDSTVISSITGQRLGLKPLRLRVSEQTATGTLSGPLQTKATRYWVQLLESNGQVLTTLDSPRGTYRFDNLQPGTYRVRVLIDTNQDGRWQGGDPQLRRPPEPVYLFPKAIQVRSNFDNVETLSF, from the coding sequence ATGGCCCTACCTGCCCGAGCGAGTATCTTTCTATTGTTAACGGCTGCGGCGGGCTTGGGTGGCTGCGCGGCCATTAGCTCGCCCGAGGGCGGGACCCGTGACACCATCCCGCCCAAGCTGGTGAGCACCACGCCCGCCAACGGGGCCCGCAACGTAACGGGGCAGTCGGTGCGGCTGGAGTTTTCGGAGCAGGTGCAGCTGAAGGATCTGCAGAAAAACCTGATTGTGGCCCCGGTGCTCGGCGACAAGGACACCTACAAAATCCGGGAAGACCGCTCAGCTATTACCCTGACCTTCGACCGCCCTTTCGCCCCGAACACTACCTACTCGTTTAACTTCGGCAACTCGATCAGCGACATTACCGAAAGCAACCCGGCCCAGAAAGTAGTGCTGAGCTTCAGCACTGGGGCCCGCCTCGATTCCGGCTCGGTCCGGGGGGTAGTGCGCGACCTGCTCACGGGCCAGCCCACCGAGAATACGGCCGTAGTGCTGTACCCGGAAGCGGATACGGCCAATATTCGGCGGGGCCGGCCCTACTACCTGGCCCGCACCGATAAGCAGGGTGGCTTTGAGCTGCAAAACTTGAAGGAAGGCCGCTACCGGGCGTTTGCCCTGGCCGATAAAAACCAGAGTAACCGCTACGAAGAGGGCGAAAAAATTGGCTACCTGCCCGAACTACTCACCGTGCGCCCCGGCCTAGACAGCCTTCAGTTTCTGCTCACCCGGCCTGATGCCCGCCGCCCCCTCGTAACCACCCAGAAGACTAACCCAACGGACTTTCGCATCAGCTTTAATGAGGGTGTAGAGCGCATAACGCTGGCTCCGCTGGGAACGGCTCCGGTTTCACCAGCCCTGAGCGAGGCCGTTCAGCTCACGGAAAAAGGCCGCACTGCGCTACTTTACCGCACCCCGGCCCTCACGGAAGGCCGCTATTTGCTGGCTTCGACGGATAGCGCCGGCAACGTGGGCCGCGACACAATTAACGTCCGGTTCCAAGGTAATTCGCCCGCCCGGCGGGGGGCAGCCTATACCGTGGAGGGCAGCCCGCGAGAAGTATATCGGCAGGGCCAGGTGAAGTTTGTATTCACTGAGCCCGTGCGCTTGGCGCCCAATAAGCCCGTAGGTACGCTGGTGGAGGACTCTGTGAAACGCCGCCCGCTGCGCTTACCCCAGGACGGAACCCTGAGTCCTGACCGAACTACGTTGGCGCTGAACCTAAATACCAATGCTCGCAAAACAGTCACGTTCCTGCTCGACAGCACGGTTATCAGCAGCATCACCGGGCAGCGGTTGGGGCTGAAACCCCTGCGTTTGCGCGTGTCCGAACAGACTGCTACGGGTACGCTCAGCGGTCCGCTCCAAACCAAGGCCACTCGTTACTGGGTTCAGCTGTTGGAATCCAATGGGCAGGTGCTTACTACCCTCGACAGCCCGCGAGGTACCTACCGCTTTGATAACCTGCAGCCAGGCACCTACCGGGTGCGGGTGCTGATTGATACCAACCAAGACGGCCGCTGGCAGGGCGGCGACCCACAGTTACGCCGGCCGCCGGAACCCGTCTATTTGTTTCCAAAGGCCATTCAGGTTCGCTCCAACTTTGATAACGTCGAAACGCTTAGCTTCTAA
- a CDS encoding DUF4385 domain-containing protein produces MPFDYTLDFRTVDFRQHPELYRVGKGEQGVLLVQPYKGEILPHWRFRTPELARESSEQIYALFEAYLKEQDFVGADMARKFLQMGFTRARRYANHKGGKKYDGPVPDDKKGQSGAHGRDELPRTPEDPEKAEAAAIFKRKWDEAKQHPSYVQQRAEFEARYGK; encoded by the coding sequence ATGCCGTTCGACTACACCCTGGATTTTCGAACCGTTGATTTCCGCCAGCACCCGGAACTGTACCGCGTGGGCAAAGGCGAGCAGGGCGTACTGCTGGTACAGCCCTATAAAGGGGAGATTCTGCCCCACTGGCGCTTCCGCACGCCGGAGCTGGCCCGGGAGTCTTCGGAGCAGATATATGCGCTGTTTGAGGCGTATTTGAAAGAGCAGGACTTTGTGGGAGCCGATATGGCCCGGAAGTTCCTCCAGATGGGCTTTACCCGGGCCCGGCGCTACGCCAATCACAAGGGCGGCAAGAAGTACGACGGTCCCGTACCCGACGACAAAAAAGGTCAGAGCGGTGCCCACGGCCGCGACGAACTGCCCCGCACCCCCGAAGACCCGGAAAAAGCAGAGGCTGCCGCCATCTTCAAACGCAAGTGGGACGAGGCCAAGCAACACCCCAGCTACGTGCAGCAGCGGGCCGAATTTGAGGCTCGCTACGGCAAATGA